The genomic interval TGCCAATGCTGCAACAAGCACCGTGTAAGCAAATCACTTAGTTCCTTGACCCAAATAATTGACAAAACTTCTCTTTTGTCCGCCTGGTGTCCTAAGGTGTATTTAGCTATTTAAGTGCTTTACACGTGCTAACACCTCATATGCCGTCAAGATTTTTCTGTGAACACAATATCTCTCTCCAATTTTCTTGTCATGTGGATCTGCCTATCAAGAGCTGCCTAACTTAGTCAAATTGGATTCCATCAGAGTTGAATGTTTGAATAATTAGAAATTAAAGAAAGCTTTTACACTTTTGTATAAACCTCAATAGAATTCATGCAACTGGCCCAAATCTTCATGATGATGATGTGACAATGATCTTGATGACCCATCAACTATGTTTATATGAAATGATACCAATGGAGTCCTGTTCAATAAGATGTCTGTTAGATATTTCTAAACCAAATGCTGcaacttgttattcatcaaatTCAAAAAGTATACATGGTTCATTGTCCCCATGAGATGCCCAGTTAGTTAGAGGGTGACAAACTTGCTACAATGAGACAAGAGATTAATTCCCGCGGGTACATGCCCTTGGAGAAAAAACCCCCTCCCACCCCAGCCAACGTAGCGGTTGGCTATAAGCTGACCCAATGATTTACCTCCTTTCACATAACCTAGGAACGGGGCTATGAGAGGTACCTGGGGTGTGCGTAATTACCTTTTGCCACAATGTATTAAAAAAACAGACGAGCCTATTATCAACACTGCTTTTGTTGGTGGAACTTTCTGTCATCAAAAATGCTAGTAAAAAGTTATTATTTGAATCTCTTGACAGATGAGCCATGTATACTTTTTTTCGATTGTTAATGAGCCATGTATACTTTTTGAatttgatgaataacaagttgCAGCATTTGGTTTAGAAATATCTAACAGATAGCTTATCGAACAGGACTCCATTGGTATCATTTCTTTATGAGAGGGGATGGCGTCAAAATTTTGTATGGGGTGGTTTTCCTGGTCCAGAGAGAGAGGTTTGCTGACTCTATTTCTTGTTTCTTCTATTTGGCTTGCAACTTAATTTGAGCAACAGATTAGGAGACTATTTTTTTATTGCTTTAAGATTTATATGTTTCAACCTGATGGTTGCATATCACATTCTAAAATAGCAATAGCAATGGAAGCTGCTTTGCAATAAAATCAAAATGCTAATATTGTACTATTGTTAAAAACAACTGCATACAGTACTTGCAGGATTAGATGAATTCTTACCGACCATTTCTCTTTGCATTTCCCTAATTGGACTTCTATGTTTATTTCCATGTTCTTGGTGTCTCACTGCAGTTTGAAATGGCCAAGGGATATCTTAAACCCACTGCTGGAGGAACTATCATAGATGCTAGTTGTGGGAGTGGTTTATTCTCAAGGCTTTTTGCTAAAAGTGAGATGTTCTCATTGGTTGTTGCTTTGGATTTCTCAGAGAACATGCTGCAGCAGTGCCGCGATTTCATCAACCAGGAAGGCATTTCAAAAGAGTAATGAACTTCTTGAGACTGTCTTTTATCTTTATGAGAATTAAATCAGATTAATTCCTTTTCCATCTAAAGCATTAGCCTATAATAATCTGTTATTTTGTTTCAGGAGGTTAATTTTGGTTAGAGCTGATATCTCTAGGCTTCCTTTGGTTTCAAGTTCCATAGATGCTGTACATGCTGGTGCAGCTATACATTGCTGGCCTTCTCCATCTGCTGGTGTATGTATCGtctctctctttttttccccTTTGTTTTCTGCAACTCAAATGATTGtccttttaaaaaatgaaaaaaaaatatcgaGTAGGAATTCATGAGATTTGAGTTTATTATCCGACCAACAATAGTCAATTAAATTGTTCTTGGAGGTAGGCATCATCATGTCACTACGATTGCAATTTATTCTGAAATAACTGCTTTTTGCCATCTGAAGTTTTGTGACGTTTCTAGGTAGCAGAAGTAAGCAGAGTTCTGCGCCCTGGAGGTGTTTTTGTTGCAACGACCTTCATACTTGATTCGATACCACTAACTGCTCAGATCTTGCAAACAGTTCGCCAGGTAATCCGTTCTTCATGCTTGTTCCGTAATGCAATGTTAAAACATATTTGCACAAGTGCATTTCCAACAACCGGACACCCATGGCTACAAAGCTTACTTTGTTTGATGTGTTCCATAAGATATTCTTCAAATTCGATCTTTTGTATTTATATTCCTGCCTATGGAAA from Zingiber officinale cultivar Zhangliang chromosome 6B, Zo_v1.1, whole genome shotgun sequence carries:
- the LOC121989573 gene encoding uncharacterized methyltransferase At1g78140, chloroplastic-like isoform X2 — protein: MAGALAWGFGNVLSPRRCFLPWPRLVASRHLPVGGIARAATASLSSYSPPRADNAESHPDAAQDAKISADIPILACPICYNPLISKNGLVVRLASQSGFNFECHTCKKDYLSNDIYLDLTVAGGSEDYAETMPAATELFRTPLVSFLYERGWRQNFVWGGFPGPEREFEMAKGYLKPTAGGTIIDASCGSGLFSRLFAKSEMFSLVVALDFSENMLQQCRDFINQEGISKERLILVRADISRLPLVSSSIDAVHAGAAIHCWPSPSAGVAEVSRVLRPGGVFVATTFILDSIPLTAQILQTVRQSAVFHTGYEQLPLSVRRRTQRSL